TGTTTGCGTTTACAACGCGAACGCCTGAAGCGTGCGGTTATAACGCACCTTCTCCCTACTCTCCCATCAATTCCCCCAAAATCTTTTGGGCCGCGACGGAAATCACCGTGCCGGGACCGAAGACGCCTTTAACGCCCGCTTTGTACAGAAAGTCGTAATCCTGCGGGGGAATGACGCCCCCGGCAATCACCATAATATCTTCCCGTCCGAGTTTTTTGAGCTCTTCGATGAGCTGCGGCACCAGCGTTTTGTGCCCTGCCGCCAGGCTGGACGCTCCTACAATGTGCACATCATTTTCGGCCGCCTGACGGGCGGTTTCTTCGGGTGTTTGAAACAACGGGCCCATGTCGACATCGAAGCCCAGATCAGCGAAACTTGTCGCGATAACTTTGGCTCCCCGGTCGTGCCCATCCTGGCCCATTTTGGCCACCATAATGCGCGGCCGGCGGCCTTCCAACTCCGCGAAGCGGTCGGCCATCTCACGGGCCATTCGGAAATTCTCATCATCCGAAACTTCCGCGCTGTAAACTCCTGAAACAGAACGTATCACGGCTTTATATCTTCCAAATATTTTTTCCATGGCCTCCGAAATCTCCCCCAAAGTAGCCCGCAATCGAGCCGCTTCAACCGCCAACGCCAACAAGTTGGTTGTAAGGTCCATTCCCCCCTGCCGACGACAGGCATCCGTAATCGCTTCCAGAGCCCGCTGTACTTTTTCCGTATCCCGTTCGGACTTTATACGCTCAAGCCGGGCTACCTGTGCTTCGCGAACGGCCCTGTTGTCAACTTCCAACAATTCCAGCGGCTTTTCCGAATCGGGTTTATACTTATTGACGCCCACAATAACATCTTTTCCGCTGTCGATGCGGGCCTGCTTGCGGGCGGCGGCTTCTTCGATGCGCATTTTGGGCAATCCGGCTTCAATGGCTTTGGTCATGCCGCCCATTTCCTCCACTTCTTCAATCAGCGCCCAGGCTTTTTCGGTCAGCTCCTTCGTCAAATATTCTATGTAATAACTCCCGCCCCACGGATCTACCACCCGGCAAATATCGGTTTCATACTGTAAATATAACTGGGTATTACGGGCAATCCGCGCCGAAAAGTCAGTCGGTAACGCAATAGCTTCGTCCAGTGAGTTGGTGTGTAAACTTTGCGTATGTCCCAACGCCGCCGCCATGGCCTCAATGGTGGTCCGGGCTACGTTATTGAACGGATCCTGCTCCGTCAACGACCATCCCGACGTTTGGCAGTGCGTACGCAGGGCCAGCGATTTTTTATTTTTAGGAGAAAATTGGTTGACAATTTTAGCCCACAGCAACCGTCCGGCACGCATCTTGGCGATTTCCATGAAATGGTTCATGCCAATGCCCCAAAAGAACGACAAACGGGGTGCAAAACCGTCGATATCCATGCCCGCCGCCAAACCCGTGCGCAGGTATTCCAAGCCATCGGCCAGCGTGTAGGCCAGTTCAATATGCGCCGGTGCACCCGCTTCGTGCATGTGGTAGCCGCTGATGCTGATGCTGTTGAACTTGGGCATAAACCGACTGGCGTACGCAAAAATATCGCCGATGATGCGCATACTCGGCGCCGGCGGATAAATATAGGTATTGCGCACCATGAACTCCTTCAAAATGTCATTTTGAATGGTACCGGCCAATTGATCGGGCGTTACGCCCTGCTCTTCTGCCGCTACGATGTAGAAAGCCATGATCGGCAATACGGCACCGTTCATGGTCATGGAGACCGACATTTGGTCGAGCGGAATTTGGTCAAACAGCACCTTCATATCTTCCACGCTGTCGATGGCTACGCCGGCTTTGCCCACATCCCCTACCACGCGCGGATGGTCGGAGTCGTAGCCCCGATGCGTGGCCAGGTCAAACGCGACCGAAAGTCCCTTTTGTCCGCCGGCCAGGTTCCGACGGTAAAATGCGTTGGATTCCTCGGCCGTTGAAAAACCGGCGTACTGACGAATGGTCCAGGGCTGCTGCACATACATGGTACTGTAAGGGCCCCGCAAATAAGGCGCGATGCCCGCTCCAAATTCCAAATGCCCGGCTTCCTGAATATCCATTTTGGTAAATACCGTTTTCACTTTAATGCCTTCCGAGGTCACAAAAGGTTTACCCGTATTTATTTCAGAAGCGGCCGGTAAAACGGCAGAATGTATGTGAAGAAAATCAGGTTTCATGGATTGATCTTTAACTATACTGTTTTAGCAAATTTTTGGTAAATCGGCGGTCTGTCTCATTGTTCAAAGGTTTGCGCAATACGTTGATTTTTAAG
Above is a window of Runella slithyformis DSM 19594 DNA encoding:
- the scpA gene encoding methylmalonyl-CoA mutase produces the protein MKPDFLHIHSAVLPAASEINTGKPFVTSEGIKVKTVFTKMDIQEAGHLEFGAGIAPYLRGPYSTMYVQQPWTIRQYAGFSTAEESNAFYRRNLAGGQKGLSVAFDLATHRGYDSDHPRVVGDVGKAGVAIDSVEDMKVLFDQIPLDQMSVSMTMNGAVLPIMAFYIVAAEEQGVTPDQLAGTIQNDILKEFMVRNTYIYPPAPSMRIIGDIFAYASRFMPKFNSISISGYHMHEAGAPAHIELAYTLADGLEYLRTGLAAGMDIDGFAPRLSFFWGIGMNHFMEIAKMRAGRLLWAKIVNQFSPKNKKSLALRTHCQTSGWSLTEQDPFNNVARTTIEAMAAALGHTQSLHTNSLDEAIALPTDFSARIARNTQLYLQYETDICRVVDPWGGSYYIEYLTKELTEKAWALIEEVEEMGGMTKAIEAGLPKMRIEEAAARKQARIDSGKDVIVGVNKYKPDSEKPLELLEVDNRAVREAQVARLERIKSERDTEKVQRALEAITDACRRQGGMDLTTNLLALAVEAARLRATLGEISEAMEKIFGRYKAVIRSVSGVYSAEVSDDENFRMAREMADRFAELEGRRPRIMVAKMGQDGHDRGAKVIATSFADLGFDVDMGPLFQTPEETARQAAENDVHIVGASSLAAGHKTLVPQLIEELKKLGREDIMVIAGGVIPPQDYDFLYKAGVKGVFGPGTVISVAAQKILGELMGE